From Roseateles sp. SL47:
ACGGCATCCAACAGTGCCCAACAGCGCAGAGGAAGGGCTACTGGCTGCGCCGCTGGTAGATGCGCTCGTGCGGCGCCACTTCGGTGAAGTCATCGGCATGGGCCGAGAAGCGGAGGGTCTCCCGCGCGCCCAGCCCCAGGAAGCCATGCCGGCACAGTGCTTCACTGAACAGGCCCAGGGCCCGGTCCTGCAGTGCGCGATTGAAATAGATCAGCACATTGCGGCACGAAACCAGTTGCACCTCCGCAAACACACTGTCGGTGGAAAGGCTGTGGTCGCTGAACACAATCCGCTCCTTGAGCGACTTGTCCAGCAGGATGTGGTCATAGGCGGCGGTGTAATGCTCGGACAGCGACCCCTTGCCGCCCGAGAGCCGATGGTTCTCGGTGAAGCCCGGCGCCAGGTCGATCCGGTAGACACCGGCCTGCGCCTGGATCAGGGCTTCCTGGTTGATGTCGGTCGCGTAGATGAGGGTGCGGTCCAGCAGCCCCTCTTCCTTCATCAGAATGGCCAGGGAATAGGCCTCCTCGCCGCTGCTGCAGCCCGCCACCCAGAGTTTCAGGGAGGGATAGGTCCGCAGCACCGGCACCACCTGCTCCCGCAAGGCCAGGAAGTACTCCGGGTCTCGGAACATCTCGCTCACCTGCACCGTCAGGTCACGTAGCACCGAACGGAACACTTCCGTCTCGCGCAGCAGCCGCCCCTGCAGGTGCGACAGCGTCGGGCATTCAAACCGCTGCATGGCGGCCTTGA
This genomic window contains:
- a CDS encoding CheR family methyltransferase; the encoded protein is MPDDALNEGPGARRGRQADEHLPAHPEVDIEVRLILEAIYQRYHYDFRDYAPTSLRRRLKAAMQRFECPTLSHLQGRLLRETEVFRSVLRDLTVQVSEMFRDPEYFLALREQVVPVLRTYPSLKLWVAGCSSGEEAYSLAILMKEEGLLDRTLIYATDINQEALIQAQAGVYRIDLAPGFTENHRLSGGKGSLSEHYTAAYDHILLDKSLKERIVFSDHSLSTDSVFAEVQLVSCRNVLIYFNRALQDRALGLFSEALCRHGFLGLGARETLRFSAHADDFTEVAPHERIYQRRSQ